ACCTCTTCGGCGGGCTGACCCGCGCGGAACTCGAGCGGGCGCTCTCCGAGGCGGCGTTCCGGGCGGACGGCCAGTCCGTCGACGAGGCGGCCCTCGAGACGGCGATCGAGGACGCCCTCGAGTCGTTCGCGCTCGTTCGCCACGAGCAGACCGTCGACGGCGAGCGCCGGTCGCTGCTGGTCGCCGGGCCGACGGCGTTCCCGTCGGTGCCGGACCACGCCGAGGACGTCCCGCACATCCTCGACGTCGACCGGCGGCGGCTGGACCGCGAGGCACTCGGCGAGACGGCCCGCGAGCAGTTCACCGACGCCGTCGGGGCGGCCGAAGCGGCCGAGGACGAGGACCGGATCCGACACCTGATCGACGTCAGCTACGACGTCGAGGCCTGGGCCCCGGTCGAACTCGCGGCCGAACGGGAGCGACTGGAAGCTGCCCTCGAGTGAGGTCACGTCGGCGACCGCGAGCGCCCGACGACGGATCGCGAACCGAAACGGAGATTCCGATCGGGACCGACGGTCCGACATCGACAGCGACCTCGCGGCTCCGCGACCGATCGACCGTCGCCGCGGGGTCGCGAAACGAGAACGAAGGTGAGCGTACCCCCGTATGTCACAGCCGACGATGAACCTCGAGCCGGTCGCCGACCA
Above is a genomic segment from Haloterrigena salifodinae containing:
- a CDS encoding DUF7109 family protein, with product MDATADELAGVVDLFGGLTRAELERALSEAAFRADGQSVDEAALETAIEDALESFALVRHEQTVDGERRSLLVAGPTAFPSVPDHAEDVPHILDVDRRRLDREALGETAREQFTDAVGAAEAAEDEDRIRHLIDVSYDVEAWAPVELAAERERLEAALE